The nucleotide sequence ATCTAAAATAAAATTAAGGTGCAGTTGGTCCCCTTCTAGGGCCCCTGCACCTCATTTCATTACAGATAGCTTTCGATTTTTTCATAAATCGTTTTCAAACGAGGATTCCCCTCAGCGACAATGTCGTCATTAAACACCACGACTGGATAGATGAGATCCTCTGCGATGATCCGCTTTGTCATCTGTTCTTCGGCTTGATTTTGCGGCTGATAGAGGTCGACATAGTGGAACACAACCTCAGCATCAGGGTATTTTCTTTGAATCGCCGCCTCGAGCCACTCCTTCGTTTCCCAAGACGAAGGTAAGTGAACACAGCTTGCACACTTCTCCTCTGCTCCATAAACCGTAAATTCTAAATGAGTCATCAAATATTCTCCCCACTTCCTCAAACGATCCTTATTATTTTTCTAATCTTCAGACAGGACTGTGTACATGAATGTATTTCAGTACCATGGCCACCAACGTACAATTATGACCATTTTCTTTATCATACCTTCAGGTTGCGCTCACAGCAATCATT is from Desertibacillus haloalkaliphilus and encodes:
- a CDS encoding YuzD family protein, which translates into the protein MTHLEFTVYGAEEKCASCVHLPSSWETKEWLEAAIQRKYPDAEVVFHYVDLYQPQNQAEEQMTKRIIAEDLIYPVVVFNDDIVAEGNPRLKTIYEKIESYL